A genomic segment from Blastococcus sp. PRF04-17 encodes:
- a CDS encoding phosphatase PAP2 family protein, protein MLVDSRRGLVVSGSLLLGGLALTLVVFHPATGPTVQAVDDAVWEAAGSARNAPATAVSEALSVLGSAAVNWPLRIAALLLLAWRRHWLRAAAFSLAVVSSELFIGPLKAATDRMRPPGALIETSAASFPSGHAIATAVTAVGLVLVLAAPGPSRWRWEVNAVVLTSVMALSRVYLRAHWLSDTVAGALIGAGLALGWPALLMAIRHRRDPAASTS, encoded by the coding sequence ATGCTGGTCGACTCCCGCCGCGGCCTCGTCGTCAGCGGATCACTGCTGCTGGGCGGGCTGGCGCTGACGCTCGTGGTGTTCCACCCGGCCACCGGACCCACCGTGCAGGCGGTGGACGACGCGGTGTGGGAGGCCGCCGGGTCCGCGCGCAACGCGCCGGCCACCGCCGTGTCCGAGGCGTTGTCCGTGCTCGGCAGCGCGGCGGTCAACTGGCCACTGCGGATCGCCGCCCTGCTGCTGCTCGCCTGGCGCCGGCACTGGCTGCGGGCGGCCGCCTTCAGCCTCGCCGTGGTCTCGAGCGAGCTGTTCATCGGCCCGCTCAAGGCGGCCACCGACCGCATGCGCCCGCCGGGGGCGCTGATCGAGACCTCGGCAGCGTCCTTCCCGTCGGGTCATGCGATCGCCACGGCCGTCACCGCCGTCGGGCTGGTCCTCGTGCTGGCCGCACCGGGCCCCAGCCGGTGGCGCTGGGAGGTCAACGCCGTCGTCCTCACCTCGGTGATGGCGCTCTCGCGGGTCTACCTGCGCGCCCACTGGCTGTCGGACACGGTGGCCGGCGCGCTCATCGGGGCCGGGCTGGCGCTGGGCTGGCCTGCGCTGCTGATGGCCATCCGGCACCGGCGCGACCCGGCGGCGTCGACGTCCTGA
- a CDS encoding DinB family protein, with product MPAEFTRTDDLRGASFRDAELTGATFRDCLLTGVRIIGCEISGVRASGYASEVTALFVEDVDVSGFVTGELDRRYPERVLVREARTAAELRAAWDTLERLWSETVARAERLPEPMRFERVDDEWSFVETLRHLVFATDVWLGRMVLGEAMPYHRIGLPPTGTPADVAAGIGVDVTARPSYTEVLGVHADRQARVRQVLAGLGDAELPEMRTAEPAPPWGEETRSVRNCLGVLLDEVVEHRRFAVRDLAVLEAR from the coding sequence GTGCCGGCCGAGTTCACACGTACCGACGACCTCCGGGGCGCCAGCTTCCGCGATGCCGAGCTGACCGGGGCGACGTTCCGCGACTGCCTGTTGACGGGAGTCCGGATCATCGGGTGCGAGATCTCCGGCGTCCGCGCCTCCGGGTACGCCAGCGAGGTCACCGCGCTGTTCGTCGAGGACGTCGACGTCAGCGGGTTCGTCACCGGCGAGCTGGACCGCCGGTATCCCGAACGGGTGCTGGTGCGCGAGGCTCGTACCGCCGCCGAGCTGCGGGCGGCGTGGGACACCCTCGAGCGGCTGTGGTCGGAGACTGTCGCGCGGGCCGAGCGGCTCCCCGAGCCCATGCGCTTCGAGCGGGTGGACGACGAGTGGTCGTTCGTCGAGACGCTCCGCCACCTGGTCTTCGCCACCGATGTCTGGCTGGGCCGGATGGTGCTCGGCGAGGCGATGCCCTACCACCGGATCGGCCTGCCGCCGACCGGCACCCCGGCCGACGTCGCCGCAGGGATCGGCGTCGACGTCACCGCCCGGCCGTCGTACACCGAGGTGCTCGGCGTGCATGCCGACCGGCAGGCCCGGGTGCGGCAGGTGCTGGCCGGCCTGGGCGACGCGGAGCTCCCGGAGATGCGGACAGCCGAGCCGGCGCCGCCGTGGGGCGAGGAGACCCGCTCGGTCCGTAACTGCCTGGGCGTGCTGTTGGACGAAGTAGTCGAGCACCGCCGGTTCGCCGTCCGCGACCTGGCGGTGCTCGAGGCCCGGTGA
- a CDS encoding YihY/virulence factor BrkB family protein, which yields MARATGSHSRTKDTQLRGNRAADPAPETDEISGTRADYAPTGADPTPTTGGTIKRTAKEFSEDNLTDWAAALTYYGVLALFPALVALLSIVGLLTNPRELTEALTAVVPRDAADTLNPVIEQIAGNTGTASFGLVIGIAAAVWSASGYVGAFTRAANVVYETPEGRKVWKLKPLQLLVTLIGILFAAVIVAMLVLSGPVVDAIGSAIGIGETGQTIWNIVKWPVVLVVLALMIAVLYYSTPNVKLRGFKWVSPGAGVAILVAIVASAAFAFYVGNFGNYNATYGALAGVVIFLIWFWLINIALLFGIELDAELERTRELKEGVPRAEKEIQLDAREDPKPKQTT from the coding sequence ATGGCACGAGCCACCGGCTCGCACAGCCGCACCAAGGACACGCAGTTGCGCGGCAACCGCGCCGCTGATCCCGCGCCCGAGACCGACGAGATCAGCGGCACCCGTGCCGACTACGCGCCGACCGGGGCCGACCCCACGCCGACGACGGGCGGCACGATCAAGCGCACGGCCAAGGAGTTCAGCGAGGACAACCTCACCGACTGGGCCGCCGCGCTCACGTACTACGGCGTCCTGGCCCTGTTCCCCGCGCTCGTGGCCCTGCTGTCCATCGTGGGGCTGCTGACCAACCCCCGGGAGCTCACCGAGGCGCTGACCGCCGTCGTCCCCAGGGACGCCGCCGACACCCTCAACCCGGTGATCGAGCAGATCGCCGGGAACACCGGCACCGCGAGCTTCGGCCTGGTCATCGGTATCGCCGCCGCCGTGTGGTCGGCCTCCGGGTACGTCGGGGCGTTCACCCGCGCCGCCAACGTCGTCTACGAGACGCCGGAAGGTCGCAAGGTCTGGAAGCTCAAGCCCCTGCAGCTGCTGGTGACGCTCATCGGCATTCTCTTCGCCGCGGTCATCGTCGCGATGCTGGTGCTCAGCGGGCCGGTCGTGGACGCCATCGGCTCCGCCATCGGCATCGGCGAGACCGGGCAGACCATCTGGAACATCGTCAAGTGGCCGGTCGTGCTGGTCGTGCTCGCCCTGATGATCGCTGTCCTCTACTACTCGACGCCGAACGTCAAGCTGCGTGGCTTCAAGTGGGTCAGCCCGGGCGCCGGCGTGGCGATCCTGGTCGCGATCGTCGCCTCGGCCGCCTTCGCCTTCTACGTGGGGAACTTCGGCAACTACAACGCCACGTACGGGGCCCTGGCCGGGGTCGTGATCTTCCTGATCTGGTTCTGGCTGATCAACATCGCGCTGCTCTTCGGCATCGAACTGGACGCCGAGCTCGAGCGGACCCGGGAACTCAAGGAGGGCGTCCCGCGGGCGGAGAAGGAGATCCAGCTCGACGCCCGGGAGGACCCGAAGCCCAAGCAGACCACCTGA
- a CDS encoding DUF732 domain-containing protein, producing the protein MTTKTSNRRTAFAALVRSKGFERLLIATAVLAVLVAFGAWFAMARPVPAGAASSPSATGSGAATAEQPADASPTPTPSPTAEAPAPEEPAEAPSPAPAPAPAPAPAPAQAPQAFLDQVSDSGLAPPVDDAQKLAMARNVCEEMGHGATRDDMVRALTFAGATDQEAANFVQLAVTNICPEHAR; encoded by the coding sequence ATGACCACGAAGACGTCGAACCGCCGCACGGCCTTCGCGGCCCTCGTGCGCTCGAAGGGCTTCGAACGCCTGCTCATCGCGACCGCGGTCCTGGCCGTGCTGGTCGCCTTCGGTGCCTGGTTCGCGATGGCACGCCCGGTTCCCGCCGGTGCCGCCTCCTCCCCGTCCGCCACCGGGTCCGGTGCCGCCACCGCCGAGCAGCCCGCCGACGCGAGCCCGACGCCGACGCCGTCCCCCACGGCCGAGGCCCCCGCCCCCGAGGAGCCGGCCGAGGCGCCTTCCCCCGCCCCGGCCCCCGCCCCGGCCCCCGCCCCGGCTCCGGCGCAGGCACCCCAGGCCTTCCTGGACCAGGTCAGCGACTCCGGTCTCGCCCCGCCGGTCGACGACGCGCAGAAGCTGGCCATGGCCCGCAACGTGTGCGAGGAGATGGGCCACGGCGCGACCCGCGACGACATGGTCCGCGCGCTGACCTTCGCCGGCGCCACCGACCAGGAGGCCGCGAACTTCGTGCAGCTGGCCGTGACGAACATCTGCCCGGAGCACGCGCGCTGA
- a CDS encoding phosphatase PAP2 family protein, translating into MATLPQAPPGTGAAVPVPRPAPPAIQRVRRRRRPSGEPPPLPRNLNASGKFWLVLSAVVLLACLAVVVTGTVGTFDLLDTRVLQAFSEIRSPALTRVAEVAGVLATAKAIHVIWITNLALLVVLRRWRHLFVWLGVGLLVVNLGGTLASTLQRPRPYEVEVIGHWSGFSMPSLPMTVLATFLVSTLYALVPAGRWRTTGKWVVAGLLVVTALSRLYLAQDHPTGILAGIVLGVAAPLAAFRLLTPNSVYPVRYSRARPAHLDVSGERGEAIIRALQDQLGMLAVDVTPFGLAGSGGSTPLKITVKADPSDPESRSCVFAKLYAATHLRSDRFYKLGRALLYGRLEDEKPFHSVRRLVQYEDYILRLFSDAGLPVPHPLGIVEITPEREYLLVTEFIDGAQEAGEAEIDDAIIDQGLAVVRRMWEIGMAHRDIKPANLLVRDGTLFVIDSAFAEVRPSPWRQAVDLANMMLVLGLRTDAERVYRRARRQFSEEEIAEAFAATRGLTMPSQLRRMLRQQGRDLHGDFLRLLPYRLPPVRIQRLTWRRAGLTVATLGGALVAALVLVNVLRSPL; encoded by the coding sequence ATGGCCACGCTGCCGCAGGCACCGCCCGGGACGGGCGCAGCCGTGCCGGTCCCGCGGCCCGCCCCACCGGCGATCCAGCGGGTCCGCAGACGCCGCCGGCCCTCAGGGGAGCCACCACCCCTGCCACGGAACCTCAACGCGTCGGGCAAGTTCTGGCTGGTGCTCAGCGCGGTGGTGCTGCTCGCCTGCCTCGCGGTCGTCGTCACCGGCACGGTGGGCACCTTCGACCTCCTCGACACCCGGGTCCTCCAGGCGTTCAGCGAGATCCGCTCACCCGCGCTCACCCGGGTGGCCGAGGTCGCCGGCGTCCTGGCCACGGCGAAGGCGATCCACGTCATCTGGATCACCAACCTCGCCCTGCTGGTCGTCCTCCGCCGCTGGCGCCACCTGTTCGTGTGGCTGGGCGTGGGGCTGCTCGTGGTCAACCTCGGCGGCACGCTGGCCAGCACGCTGCAGCGGCCGCGCCCCTACGAGGTCGAGGTCATCGGCCACTGGTCCGGGTTCTCGATGCCGTCGCTGCCCATGACCGTGCTGGCGACCTTCCTGGTGAGCACGCTGTACGCCCTGGTGCCGGCGGGCCGGTGGCGGACCACCGGCAAGTGGGTCGTCGCGGGATTGCTCGTCGTCACCGCGCTCTCCCGGCTGTACCTGGCCCAGGACCACCCGACCGGCATCCTCGCCGGGATCGTCCTCGGGGTGGCCGCGCCGCTGGCCGCGTTCCGGCTGCTCACCCCGAACTCCGTCTACCCCGTCCGGTACAGCCGCGCCCGGCCGGCGCACCTCGACGTGTCCGGCGAGCGCGGCGAGGCGATCATCCGGGCGCTCCAGGACCAGCTGGGCATGCTGGCCGTCGACGTCACGCCGTTCGGCCTGGCCGGCTCCGGGGGCTCGACGCCCCTCAAGATCACCGTCAAGGCGGACCCGTCCGACCCCGAGAGCCGCAGCTGCGTGTTCGCGAAGCTGTACGCCGCCACGCACCTCCGGTCCGACCGCTTCTACAAGCTCGGGCGCGCGCTGCTGTACGGGCGCCTCGAGGACGAGAAGCCGTTCCACAGCGTCCGGCGCCTCGTGCAGTACGAGGACTACATCCTGCGGCTGTTCTCCGACGCCGGACTGCCGGTGCCGCACCCGCTCGGGATCGTGGAGATCACACCCGAGCGCGAGTACCTGCTGGTCACCGAGTTCATCGACGGCGCGCAGGAGGCCGGCGAGGCGGAGATCGACGACGCGATCATCGACCAGGGCCTGGCCGTCGTGCGCCGGATGTGGGAGATCGGCATGGCCCACCGCGACATCAAGCCGGCCAACCTGCTGGTCCGCGACGGCACCCTGTTCGTGATCGACTCCGCCTTCGCGGAGGTGCGGCCCAGCCCGTGGCGCCAGGCCGTGGACCTGGCCAACATGATGCTGGTCCTCGGCCTGCGCACCGACGCCGAGCGGGTGTACCGCCGGGCACGGCGGCAGTTCTCCGAGGAGGAGATCGCCGAGGCGTTCGCCGCGACCCGCGGTCTCACCATGCCCTCCCAGCTGCGGCGGATGCTCCGCCAGCAGGGGCGCGACCTGCACGGCGACTTCCTCCGCCTGCTGCCCTACCGGCTGCCCCCGGTCCGCATCCAGCGGCTGACCTGGCGGCGGGCCGGCCTGACCGTCGCCACCCTCGGCGGTGCGCTGGTCGCCGCGCTGGTGCTGGTCAACGTCCTCAGGTCGCCGCTGTGA
- a CDS encoding PspC domain-containing protein, with protein MLGGVSGGLAEHTGIDAVLWRVGFVCLTLAGGSGLLVYLLLWVLLPSGPLRPGEEPRPVDRMVDRLREAVSTLGTPKQG; from the coding sequence ATGCTCGGCGGCGTCTCCGGCGGCCTGGCCGAGCACACCGGCATCGATGCCGTGCTCTGGCGCGTGGGCTTCGTCTGCCTGACCCTCGCCGGAGGCTCCGGCCTCCTGGTCTACCTGCTGCTCTGGGTGCTGCTGCCCTCGGGCCCGCTGCGCCCCGGTGAGGAGCCGCGTCCGGTGGACCGGATGGTGGACCGCCTGCGCGAGGCGGTCTCGACGCTCGGGACGCCGAAGCAGGGCTGA
- a CDS encoding lysylphosphatidylglycerol synthase transmembrane domain-containing protein, with protein sequence MTAVDTRPTTAASARRPLWRRLLGPLLSLALVVAVFVWFLPQFTSVSAVWESVRGMSWVEVAVLVVAAIWNLATYQFVMVATTPGMTLGQATVSTQTTTAVSNTVVGGAAIALGLTYALNSSWGFSRSRTSVALLISGLWNNFAKLGLPVVALVLLAFSSPPTTGRLLAGLAGVAGLVCSVVLLGLLLRSQQTAARIGRGAGRVASAIRRLFRRGPVTGWDKATTKFRERTVLLLRARWHWITLTTVVSHLSLFLVLLLALRFVGVGADQVSIPEALAVFAFARLLTAIPFTPGGLGVIELALITGLAAAGGQRALVAAAVLVFRALTYVLPIPIGLGTYVFWQRNRSWRREPNSAPRTELVPESV encoded by the coding sequence ATGACCGCCGTCGACACCCGCCCGACGACCGCCGCGAGCGCCCGCAGGCCGCTCTGGCGCCGGCTGCTCGGGCCGCTGCTGTCGCTGGCGCTGGTGGTCGCCGTCTTCGTCTGGTTCCTGCCGCAGTTCACCAGCGTGTCGGCGGTGTGGGAGTCCGTACGCGGGATGTCGTGGGTCGAGGTGGCGGTCCTGGTCGTCGCCGCGATCTGGAACCTGGCGACCTACCAGTTCGTCATGGTCGCCACCACGCCCGGCATGACGCTGGGGCAGGCGACGGTGTCGACCCAGACGACGACGGCCGTCTCCAACACGGTGGTGGGTGGGGCCGCCATCGCGCTCGGCCTGACCTATGCCCTGAACAGCTCGTGGGGGTTCTCCCGGTCGCGGACGTCCGTGGCGCTGCTGATCTCCGGCCTCTGGAACAACTTCGCCAAGCTGGGCCTGCCCGTGGTCGCCCTCGTCCTGCTGGCCTTCTCCTCGCCGCCCACCACGGGCCGGCTGCTCGCTGGGCTCGCGGGAGTGGCCGGTCTCGTCTGCAGCGTCGTCCTCCTCGGCCTGCTGCTCCGCAGCCAGCAGACGGCCGCCCGCATCGGCCGCGGTGCCGGCCGGGTCGCCTCGGCGATCCGGCGGCTGTTCCGGCGTGGACCGGTGACCGGCTGGGACAAGGCGACCACGAAGTTCCGCGAGCGGACCGTGCTGCTCCTCCGGGCGAGGTGGCACTGGATCACTCTGACGACGGTGGTCAGCCACCTGTCGTTGTTCCTGGTGCTGCTGCTGGCCCTCCGGTTCGTGGGCGTGGGCGCGGACCAGGTGTCGATCCCCGAGGCGCTCGCCGTCTTCGCCTTCGCGCGACTGCTGACGGCGATCCCGTTCACGCCGGGCGGGCTCGGGGTGATCGAGCTCGCGCTCATCACGGGCCTGGCCGCTGCCGGTGGCCAGCGGGCGCTGGTCGCCGCCGCGGTGCTGGTGTTCCGGGCGCTGACCTACGTCCTGCCCATCCCGATCGGGCTGGGCACCTACGTCTTCTGGCAGCGCAACCGGTCGTGGCGCCGGGAGCCGAACTCCGCACCCCGCACCGAGCTGGTGCCGGAGTCGGTGTGA
- a CDS encoding hemerythrin domain-containing protein, with amino-acid sequence MPRSIAHQTVDELGGRASVLARQRADHIELDRLLGELQATTGTAQEDVLNRIDRLVFSHAFAEETVLWPVLRRVLPDGEQLTLQVEKEHQEVNELVSALERDGLDHPERAARLERLVEVLREDVRDEEDVLFPRLQEAVTTEELRRLGWRWAVVRRLSPTRPHPTVSRRPPGNALSGLPLTLLDRTRDLVDAGVRRAPGQLVPAGRAVSRALAGLAGLVERVPASRAGDRPPTSR; translated from the coding sequence GTGCCCCGATCCATCGCCCACCAGACCGTCGACGAGCTGGGCGGACGCGCCAGCGTGCTGGCCCGCCAGCGCGCCGACCACATCGAACTGGACCGGCTGCTGGGGGAACTGCAGGCCACCACCGGGACGGCGCAGGAGGACGTGCTGAACCGGATCGACCGGCTGGTCTTCAGCCATGCCTTCGCTGAGGAGACGGTTCTCTGGCCGGTCCTGCGCCGGGTGCTGCCCGACGGCGAGCAACTCACGCTGCAGGTCGAGAAGGAGCATCAGGAGGTCAACGAGCTGGTCAGCGCGCTGGAGCGGGACGGCCTCGACCACCCGGAGCGCGCCGCGCGGCTCGAGCGGCTGGTCGAGGTGCTCCGGGAGGACGTCCGCGACGAGGAGGACGTCCTCTTCCCTCGGCTCCAGGAGGCGGTCACCACCGAGGAGCTGCGTCGGCTGGGATGGCGCTGGGCGGTCGTGCGCCGGCTCTCGCCGACCCGGCCGCACCCCACGGTGTCCCGCCGTCCTCCGGGTAACGCGCTCTCCGGGCTGCCGCTGACCCTCCTCGACCGGACCCGTGACCTCGTCGACGCCGGTGTCCGCCGGGCTCCTGGGCAGCTGGTGCCGGCCGGGCGGGCGGTCAGCAGGGCGCTGGCCGGCCTCGCCGGTCTCGTCGAGCGGGTGCCCGCCTCGCGGGCCGGCGACCGGCCACCCACCAGCCGCTGA
- a CDS encoding acyl-CoA dehydrogenase family protein: MNADPKAVTSDFYDLEALLDEEDRALLHRVREFMDTEVQPIINEYWTRAETPRHLIPGIAELGIAGTPYSGYGCPGKSTLLDGMISMELSRGDPSIATFMGVHGGLAMGSVYLCGSEEQKERWLPAMARMELIGAFGLTEPDSGSDVARGLRTKARREGDTWVLDGQKKWIGNASFADLVIIWAQDEETERVLGFVVEQGTEGFSTVDLEDKIALRAVQNALITLEDVRIPEENRLQEAHSFKDTAKVLKMTRAGVAWSAVGCSRGAYEHALRYANERTQFGRPIAQFQLVQDLLVRMLGNITASAALCARLSQLQDAGRMSDEQASLAKAFSTVRMRETVGWARELMGGNGILLEHNVGRYVADAEAIYSYEGTREVNTLIVGRAITGRGAIV, from the coding sequence ATGAACGCCGACCCCAAGGCCGTCACCTCGGACTTCTACGACCTCGAGGCGCTCCTCGACGAGGAGGACCGGGCGCTGCTGCACCGGGTGCGGGAGTTCATGGACACCGAGGTCCAGCCGATCATCAACGAGTACTGGACGCGGGCGGAGACACCGCGCCACCTCATCCCCGGCATCGCCGAGCTCGGCATCGCCGGCACGCCCTACTCGGGCTACGGCTGCCCCGGGAAGTCGACGCTGCTGGACGGGATGATCTCGATGGAGCTGTCCCGGGGCGACCCGTCGATCGCCACCTTCATGGGCGTGCACGGCGGCCTGGCCATGGGCAGCGTGTACCTCTGCGGGTCCGAGGAGCAGAAGGAGCGCTGGCTGCCCGCCATGGCGCGCATGGAGCTCATCGGCGCGTTCGGGCTGACCGAGCCCGACTCCGGCTCCGACGTCGCCCGCGGCCTGCGCACGAAGGCCCGGCGGGAGGGCGACACCTGGGTGCTCGACGGCCAGAAGAAGTGGATCGGCAACGCCAGCTTCGCCGACCTGGTGATCATCTGGGCCCAGGACGAGGAGACCGAGCGGGTGCTGGGCTTCGTGGTCGAGCAAGGCACCGAGGGGTTCTCCACCGTCGACCTCGAGGACAAGATCGCCCTGCGCGCCGTCCAGAACGCCCTGATCACGCTGGAGGACGTCCGCATCCCCGAGGAGAACCGCCTCCAGGAGGCCCACAGCTTCAAGGACACCGCCAAGGTGCTGAAGATGACGCGCGCCGGCGTCGCCTGGTCGGCGGTGGGCTGCTCCCGCGGCGCCTACGAGCACGCCCTGCGCTACGCCAACGAGCGCACCCAGTTCGGCCGCCCGATCGCGCAGTTCCAGCTCGTCCAGGACCTGCTCGTGCGGATGCTCGGCAACATCACCGCGTCGGCGGCCCTCTGCGCGCGGCTCTCCCAGCTCCAGGACGCCGGGCGGATGAGCGACGAGCAGGCGTCGCTGGCCAAGGCGTTCAGCACCGTCCGCATGCGGGAGACCGTCGGCTGGGCCCGTGAGCTCATGGGTGGCAACGGCATCCTGCTCGAGCACAACGTGGGCCGGTACGTCGCCGACGCCGAGGCGATCTACTCCTACGAGGGCACCCGCGAGGTGAACACGCTGATCGTGGGCCGGGCCATCACCGGCCGGGGCGCGATCGTGTGA
- a CDS encoding PHA/PHB synthase family protein has protein sequence MAQPASDRDRPGADRPAEAPNGRAAQAPEEAAEAAMGLDMVLVDAARGPLRRLIPPADTALRLGSSLVRRPGTVARRTGELARELGRITVGSSELAPSPKDKRFADPAWTGNPLLRRAMQTHLATARTAWELIEDADLDWRDDERIRFTATNLVDALAPSNVPFLNPLALKAVIDTGGKNAVRGLRRMLHDLAQPPRVPSMVEPDAFTVGEDLAVTPGAVVFRTDVFELIQYRPTTETVREVPLVIVPPTINKYYITDLAPGRSIVEHYVAAGQQVFMISWRNPDERHADWDLDTYGRSVVEAMDAIEQATGSAKVAIQGFCSGGIITAMVLAHLAATGGQDRVTAASFAVTVLDWARAGTVTALIDEESVKEATERSRKKGYLDGAQLAEVFAWLRPNDLVWNYWVNNYLQGKPPPNFDILFWNADTTRMSAGLHRDFIDVALGNQLTRPGAATMLGSPVDLSAVTVDSYVTAGIADHLCPWQACYRSTQLLGGESRFILSTSGHIASLVNPPGNPKSTFKVAGSTPPDPEQWLAQAETVKGSWWPDFTTWLGERSGDEVPAPPTLGGKLEPLADAPGTYVFDK, from the coding sequence ATGGCCCAGCCCGCGAGCGACCGTGACCGTCCGGGAGCCGACCGACCGGCCGAGGCACCGAACGGCCGTGCCGCACAGGCCCCGGAGGAGGCTGCCGAGGCCGCCATGGGCCTGGACATGGTCCTGGTCGACGCGGCCCGGGGGCCCCTGCGCCGGCTGATCCCCCCGGCGGACACGGCGCTGCGGCTGGGCTCGTCCCTCGTGCGCAGGCCGGGCACGGTGGCGCGACGCACAGGTGAGCTGGCCCGCGAGCTCGGCCGGATCACCGTCGGCAGCTCCGAGTTGGCACCGAGCCCCAAGGACAAGCGGTTCGCCGACCCCGCCTGGACCGGCAACCCGCTGCTGCGCCGGGCCATGCAGACGCACCTCGCCACGGCGCGGACCGCCTGGGAGCTCATCGAGGACGCCGATCTCGACTGGCGGGACGACGAGCGGATCCGGTTCACCGCCACCAACCTCGTCGACGCGCTGGCGCCCAGCAACGTCCCGTTCCTCAACCCGCTGGCGCTCAAGGCGGTCATCGACACCGGCGGCAAGAACGCCGTCCGCGGGCTGCGGCGGATGCTGCACGACCTCGCCCAGCCGCCGCGGGTGCCCTCGATGGTCGAACCGGACGCCTTCACCGTCGGGGAGGACCTGGCCGTCACTCCGGGTGCAGTCGTCTTCCGCACCGACGTGTTCGAGCTCATCCAGTACCGGCCGACGACGGAGACCGTGCGCGAGGTGCCGCTGGTCATCGTGCCGCCGACGATCAACAAGTACTACATCACCGACCTGGCCCCCGGCCGCAGCATCGTGGAGCACTACGTGGCCGCCGGCCAGCAGGTGTTCATGATCTCCTGGCGGAACCCGGACGAGCGGCATGCCGACTGGGATTTGGACACCTACGGACGGTCGGTGGTCGAGGCCATGGACGCCATCGAGCAGGCCACCGGCAGCGCGAAGGTGGCGATCCAGGGCTTCTGCTCCGGCGGGATCATCACCGCGATGGTGCTGGCGCACCTGGCGGCGACCGGCGGGCAGGACCGCGTGACGGCGGCCAGCTTCGCGGTCACCGTCCTGGACTGGGCCCGAGCGGGCACGGTCACCGCGCTCATCGACGAGGAGTCGGTCAAGGAGGCGACGGAGCGGTCCCGGAAGAAGGGGTACCTGGACGGCGCACAGCTGGCGGAGGTGTTCGCCTGGCTGCGGCCCAACGACCTGGTGTGGAACTACTGGGTCAACAACTACCTGCAGGGCAAGCCGCCGCCGAACTTCGACATCCTCTTCTGGAACGCCGACACGACCCGCATGAGCGCCGGGCTGCACCGCGACTTCATCGACGTCGCGCTCGGCAACCAGCTGACCCGGCCCGGGGCCGCCACCATGCTCGGCTCGCCGGTGGACCTGTCGGCGGTGACCGTGGACTCCTACGTCACCGCGGGCATCGCCGACCACCTCTGCCCGTGGCAGGCCTGCTACCGGTCGACCCAGCTGCTGGGCGGCGAGAGCCGGTTCATCCTGTCGACCAGCGGCCACATCGCCTCCCTGGTCAACCCTCCCGGCAACCCCAAGTCGACGTTCAAGGTGGCGGGTTCCACGCCGCCCGACCCCGAGCAGTGGCTGGCCCAGGCCGAGACCGTGAAGGGCTCCTGGTGGCCGGACTTCACGACCTGGCTCGGCGAACGGTCGGGCGACGAGGTGC